In one Candidatus Rokuibacteriota bacterium genomic region, the following are encoded:
- a CDS encoding AsmA-like C-terminal region-containing protein, which yields MAGRKWLRWSLIVFAVIVLLAAGTLTLLPRLVDTAAFRAHVAQAAGQVVGRPVKFASLSVSLLPLPNVTLRELEIADDPHFGTSPVLRVGEVQVRVRLRPLLSLKIELASITLDKAQVELVEEGGRWNVATLAGAAMLPKTAPRAVPGIPGATAVGGVMVSRISLTNAVVHVKRLGDKRGDVRIQDINATVAGVGGADLDIRGEARVEPGGLKLRDLRMTVGTRAGDMPIKASLDLEGADIAPLARAFFAASPEVSGPVKGKLQVSGALARLGATGQLDLSRVTVSQERSQCPPPTRRQLAFNDVRMPVLLKPAAFESAPLSAKLGKGSVALTFTAGLTEPSPLLNLTHITINGVELQPVLQGYLCQGFAVSGPLDLAGELSMRTADVWRSMNGTGRLKIGKGRVVGEGALKLVRDVLEAGTVVDQALRGKFSGSRKTSLDFDSITGSYRITAGVLRTDDLLYQGKDLKVAVAGTYALVDGRTDMNVVATQGSNQLRAQVTGSGGSLRVIPTGVKVKEPEQVKKLLDRLLR from the coding sequence ATGGCCGGCCGGAAATGGCTCCGCTGGTCGCTGATCGTCTTCGCCGTGATTGTGCTGCTCGCGGCGGGGACGCTGACGCTATTGCCACGCCTGGTCGACACCGCGGCCTTCCGCGCGCATGTCGCCCAGGCGGCGGGGCAGGTTGTGGGCCGCCCGGTGAAGTTCGCTTCGCTGTCCGTCTCGCTGCTCCCCTTGCCGAACGTGACTCTCCGCGAGCTCGAGATCGCCGATGATCCGCACTTCGGCACAAGCCCAGTGCTGCGGGTGGGCGAGGTGCAGGTGCGCGTGCGCCTGCGGCCGCTGCTCTCGCTCAAGATCGAGCTGGCGAGCATCACGCTCGACAAGGCGCAGGTCGAGCTGGTGGAGGAGGGCGGGCGGTGGAACGTTGCCACGTTGGCCGGTGCCGCGATGCTGCCGAAGACCGCTCCCCGCGCCGTGCCGGGAATTCCCGGTGCCACCGCCGTCGGCGGCGTCATGGTCTCGCGCATCAGCCTCACGAACGCCGTCGTCCACGTCAAGCGGCTCGGGGACAAGCGCGGCGATGTCCGGATCCAGGACATCAACGCGACCGTGGCGGGTGTCGGCGGCGCGGACCTCGATATTCGCGGCGAGGCCCGCGTCGAGCCGGGAGGCCTCAAGCTCCGCGATCTGCGAATGACCGTCGGGACGCGTGCCGGCGACATGCCCATCAAGGCCTCGCTCGACCTGGAAGGCGCCGACATCGCGCCGCTCGCACGGGCTTTCTTCGCCGCTTCGCCCGAGGTCTCGGGTCCAGTGAAGGGCAAACTCCAGGTCTCCGGCGCGCTGGCGCGGCTGGGCGCGACGGGCCAGCTCGATCTGAGCCGCGTGACCGTGAGTCAGGAGCGGAGCCAGTGCCCGCCGCCCACGCGGCGCCAGCTGGCGTTCAACGACGTGCGCATGCCTGTGCTGCTCAAGCCTGCGGCCTTCGAGAGCGCGCCGCTCAGCGCGAAGCTCGGCAAGGGCTCGGTGGCGCTCACGTTCACGGCCGGGCTGACCGAGCCCTCTCCGCTTCTGAACCTTACGCACATCACGATTAACGGCGTCGAGCTGCAGCCGGTGCTCCAGGGCTATCTCTGCCAGGGCTTCGCCGTATCGGGGCCGCTCGATCTCGCCGGAGAGCTGTCGATGCGCACCGCGGACGTGTGGCGCAGCATGAACGGTACGGGCCGGCTCAAGATCGGCAAGGGCCGCGTCGTGGGCGAGGGCGCGCTCAAGCTCGTGCGCGACGTCCTCGAGGCCGGCACGGTCGTCGACCAAGCGCTGCGGGGGAAATTCTCCGGATCGAGGAAGACGTCGCTCGATTTCGACTCGATAACGGGCAGCTATCGGATCACCGCCGGTGTGCTTCGCACGGACGACCTCCTTTATCAAGGCAAGGACCTGAAGGTGGCGGTGGCCGGGACCTACGCGCTTGTGGACGGCCGGACGGACATGAACGTGGTCGCGACCCAGGGATCGAACCAGCTCCGCGCCCAGGTGACGGGCAGCGGCGGCTCGCTGCGGGTCATCCCGACGGGCGTCAAGGTCAAGGAGCCCGAGCAGGTCAAGAAACTGCTGGACCGGCTGTTGCGCTGA
- a CDS encoding barstar family protein: MARKEIVLEGVHWRSKDDFYDAFFLAVGSPRSHGRSLGALADSVCGGQINDVDIPYTLVIRGYERMQEAARRFVDRVCRILLELQAEGCDIDVRCE; this comes from the coding sequence ATGGCGAGGAAAGAGATCGTCCTGGAGGGGGTTCACTGGCGCAGCAAGGACGACTTCTACGACGCCTTTTTCCTGGCGGTAGGGTCTCCGAGGTCGCACGGGCGCAGCCTCGGCGCGCTCGCCGACAGCGTCTGCGGAGGCCAGATCAACGACGTGGACATACCGTACACGCTGGTGATCCGCGGGTACGAGCGGATGCAGGAGGCCGCGCGCCGGTTCGTGGACCGGGTCTGCCGCATCCTCCTGGAGCTCCAAGCCGAAGGCTGCGACATCGACGTCCGCTGCGAGTAA
- a CDS encoding thioredoxin family protein codes for MVTKERFAQGMTVQQYLDQMGTNKDTFVKFLGEIKVKLEDKKALESLGKKLKCMIITEDWCGDALYNVPVLLKLIEGNPNIETRVFLRDKNPDLMDQYLNKDMFRSIPVFAFFDENMTEVARLLERPPKVTEELEAKMLEVRKAFRAEKLESWRQAVVGEIRTLLKA; via the coding sequence ATGGTCACGAAGGAGCGGTTCGCGCAGGGCATGACGGTCCAGCAGTACCTCGATCAGATGGGCACTAACAAGGACACGTTCGTGAAGTTCCTCGGCGAGATCAAGGTCAAGCTCGAGGACAAGAAGGCGCTCGAGTCGCTCGGCAAGAAGCTCAAGTGCATGATCATCACCGAGGACTGGTGCGGTGACGCGCTCTACAACGTCCCGGTGCTCCTCAAGCTCATCGAGGGCAACCCGAACATCGAAACCCGCGTGTTCCTGCGCGACAAGAACCCCGACCTGATGGACCAGTACCTGAACAAGGACATGTTCCGGTCCATCCCGGTGTTCGCGTTTTTCGACGAGAACATGACGGAGGTTGCCCGGCTGCTGGAGCGGCCGCCCAAGGTGACCGAGGAGCTCGAGGCCAAAATGCTCGAGGTGCGCAAGGCGTTTCGCGCCGAGAAGCTCGAGTCGTGGCGGCAGGCCGTTGTGGGCGAAATCCGTACGCTCCTGAAGGCGTGA
- a CDS encoding GGDEF domain-containing protein, with the protein MPDFMDPASGVFGEEAFHQLLTREASRATRYQDFFSVCLVRPDGPEHEPDPAMEQAVARKITQVLRSTDVVARLRDGIAILLLNTPDADAARVAERIRAHLENVSFQPDPAGAARRVTLSMGLVAFPRDGHNETVLLSRVQSRLKEAAEHGGNRVVASDGS; encoded by the coding sequence GTGCCCGACTTCATGGATCCGGCAAGTGGCGTCTTCGGCGAGGAAGCCTTCCACCAGCTCCTGACCCGCGAAGCCTCCCGCGCGACGCGCTACCAGGACTTCTTCTCCGTCTGCCTCGTGCGGCCCGACGGGCCAGAGCACGAGCCCGACCCGGCCATGGAGCAGGCTGTGGCGCGCAAAATCACCCAGGTCCTCCGCTCCACGGACGTGGTCGCCCGCCTCCGGGACGGCATCGCCATCCTGCTGCTGAACACGCCGGACGCCGACGCCGCGCGCGTGGCCGAGCGCATCCGCGCCCACCTCGAGAACGTCTCCTTCCAGCCCGACCCGGCCGGGGCCGCGCGGCGCGTGACGCTCTCGATGGGGCTCGTCGCCTTCCCGCGGGACGGCCACAACGAGACCGTGCTCCTCTCGCGCGTCCAAAGCCGTCTCAAGGAAGCCGCCGAGCACGGCGGCAACCGGGTCGTCGCCAGCGACGGCAGCTAG
- a CDS encoding quinone oxidoreductase, translated as MKAIRIHTPGGPEALQYDDVAEPTPGAGQAVVKLAAAGVNYIDVYFRTGVYKAPLPLVLGLEGAGAVTAVGAGVTDVKVGDAVAWTGVPGSYAQMTAVPADRLVKLPSGVAPKDGAAAMLQGMTAHYLVKSSYPLKKGDTCLVHAAAGGMGLLLCQMAKMLGAAVIGTVSTEEKAAFAKAAGADHVILYSKQDFEPEVKRITGGRGVDVVYDGVGATTFDKSLSCLRPRGFMILFGAASGAVPPLDLQVLNVRGSIFLQRPSLNHHIAAREELLQRAGEVLGWIRDGKVKLRIEHQFPLAQAAEAHKALEGRKTTGKILLIP; from the coding sequence ATGAAAGCCATCCGGATCCACACACCGGGAGGACCCGAAGCGCTCCAGTACGACGACGTCGCCGAGCCCACGCCGGGCGCGGGCCAGGCCGTCGTCAAGCTCGCCGCCGCCGGCGTCAACTACATCGATGTGTACTTCCGCACGGGCGTCTACAAGGCCCCGCTGCCGCTGGTTCTGGGCCTCGAGGGCGCCGGGGCCGTGACGGCCGTCGGCGCAGGCGTCACCGACGTCAAGGTCGGGGACGCCGTCGCATGGACCGGCGTGCCGGGCTCCTACGCCCAGATGACCGCAGTGCCCGCCGACCGGCTCGTGAAGCTGCCCTCCGGGGTGGCGCCGAAGGACGGCGCGGCCGCCATGCTCCAGGGGATGACGGCGCACTACCTGGTGAAATCGAGCTACCCGCTCAAGAAAGGCGACACGTGCCTCGTGCACGCAGCGGCGGGCGGCATGGGCCTCCTGCTCTGCCAGATGGCCAAGATGCTGGGCGCCGCCGTGATCGGCACGGTGTCCACCGAGGAGAAGGCGGCGTTCGCGAAGGCGGCGGGGGCCGACCACGTTATCCTCTACAGCAAGCAGGACTTCGAGCCTGAGGTGAAGCGGATCACCGGCGGGCGCGGCGTGGACGTCGTGTACGACGGCGTCGGCGCCACCACGTTCGACAAGAGCCTGAGCTGCCTCCGCCCGCGCGGCTTCATGATCCTGTTCGGCGCGGCCAGCGGAGCCGTGCCGCCGCTCGACCTCCAGGTCCTGAACGTGCGCGGGTCCATCTTCCTCCAGCGGCCGAGCCTCAACCACCACATCGCGGCCCGCGAGGAGCTGCTCCAGCGAGCCGGCGAGGTCCTCGGCTGGATCCGCGACGGCAAGGTCAAGCTGCGCATCGAGCACCAGTTTCCGCTGGCCCAGGCCGCAGAGGCGCACAAGGCGTTGGAAGGTCGCAAGACGACCGGCAAAATCCTGCTGATCCCGTAG
- a CDS encoding methyltransferase domain-containing protein — MDRRIPSVVDFYSRHPISEGQIVDALRRQGKDLERLQPEDLYDLDQDHYGGLEAVEALARRARIDAASRVLDICAGLCGPARFIARRWGARVTGLDLNPERAAGARRLTARVGLARLVRMVRGDAQSLPFGARAFTAVVSQEGLLHIPDKGRVLAECGRVLLSGGRIAFSDWIVTARLADGERRRLEEWMAAVTLQSIAGYKALLARAGFGAIDAEDLSAEWIGILRRRLEMYRGLRADTVARLGQARYDEYDQLYAFFVGLVEAGKLGGARFSATAGPAVS; from the coding sequence ATGGACCGGCGCATTCCGTCCGTCGTGGACTTTTACAGCCGCCATCCGATCAGCGAGGGCCAGATCGTGGACGCCCTCCGCCGGCAGGGCAAGGACCTCGAACGCCTCCAGCCCGAAGACCTGTACGACCTCGACCAGGACCACTACGGGGGCCTCGAGGCCGTAGAGGCCCTGGCGCGGCGCGCGCGCATCGACGCCGCGAGCCGCGTCCTCGACATCTGCGCCGGGCTCTGCGGGCCCGCGCGGTTCATCGCCCGCCGCTGGGGCGCGCGCGTGACAGGGCTCGATCTCAACCCCGAGCGTGCGGCGGGCGCCCGCCGCCTGACCGCCCGGGTCGGCCTCGCTCGGCTCGTGCGGATGGTGCGGGGCGACGCGCAGAGCCTCCCCTTCGGGGCGCGGGCGTTCACCGCCGTGGTCAGCCAGGAAGGGCTCCTCCACATTCCGGACAAGGGCCGGGTGCTGGCGGAGTGCGGCCGCGTGCTGCTGTCGGGCGGACGCATCGCCTTCAGCGACTGGATCGTCACGGCGCGCCTCGCCGACGGCGAGCGGCGACGGCTCGAGGAGTGGATGGCCGCGGTCACGCTCCAGAGCATCGCTGGCTATAAGGCACTTCTCGCGCGGGCCGGATTCGGCGCCATCGACGCCGAGGACCTCTCGGCTGAGTGGATCGGCATTCTCAGGCGGCGGCTCGAGATGTACCGCGGCCTGCGGGCGGATACCGTAGCGAGACTGGGTCAGGCCCGCTACGACGAATACGATCAGCTCTACGCGTTCTTCGTCGGGCTCGTCGAAGCGGGAAAACTCGGCGGGGCGCGCTTCAGCGCAACAGCCGGTCCAGCAGTTTCTTGA
- a CDS encoding peptidylprolyl isomerase — translation MMRSLGTLVALLVLLAAAPAGAQSNAAIEKGSSVKIEYTLKDDKGAVLDTNAGKEALAFTQGAQQIIPGLDKALLGMKPGDSKKVTVKPEDAYGAVDPKAEAEVPKNALPQGAAVVGTRLLARGQDGQPRPVTVKAVKDTTVLLDLNHPLAGKTLFFDVKVVSVEPPAAK, via the coding sequence ATGATGCGTTCCCTCGGCACACTGGTGGCGCTTCTGGTCCTGCTGGCCGCCGCGCCCGCGGGGGCGCAATCCAATGCAGCCATCGAGAAGGGCTCCTCCGTCAAGATCGAGTACACGCTCAAGGACGACAAGGGCGCGGTGCTCGACACCAACGCCGGCAAGGAGGCGCTGGCCTTCACGCAGGGCGCGCAGCAGATCATCCCGGGCCTGGACAAGGCGCTCCTGGGCATGAAACCAGGCGACAGCAAGAAGGTCACGGTCAAGCCGGAGGACGCCTATGGCGCCGTGGATCCCAAGGCCGAGGCCGAGGTGCCGAAGAACGCGCTGCCACAGGGCGCGGCCGTGGTGGGCACGCGCCTCCTGGCCCGCGGCCAGGATGGGCAGCCGCGTCCCGTCACCGTGAAGGCCGTCAAGGACACGACCGTGCTGCTCGACCTCAACCACCCGCTGGCGGGCAAGACGCTCTTCTTCGACGTCAAGGTGGTCTCGGTCGAACCGCCCGCAGCCAAGTAG
- a CDS encoding Slp family lipoprotein — MKAYSSTRHGRPCDAAPAAVQSLHARARLCRGVRRGLCDLAIPNGRFLVSTREFLDPAIYAPGRRLTVLGTVAGRSERRVGDPPYAYPVISAERIKLWPKETPWVGGEYPPLPLDSPVLPYTR, encoded by the coding sequence GTGAAAGCGTATTCTAGCACACGGCACGGCCGCCCTTGCGACGCCGCGCCTGCGGCGGTACAGTCTCTGCATGCGCGCGCTCGTCTTTGTCGCGGTGTTCGTCGCGGGTTGTGCGACCTCGCCATTCCCAACGGCCGCTTCCTCGTGAGCACTCGAGAATTTCTCGACCCGGCAATCTATGCCCCGGGACGGCGGCTCACGGTCCTGGGCACCGTCGCCGGACGATCGGAGCGGCGCGTGGGCGACCCGCCATACGCCTATCCTGTGATCAGCGCCGAGCGCATCAAGCTCTGGCCCAAAGAAACTCCCTGGGTCGGCGGCGAGTACCCGCCGCTGCCGCTCGACTCGCCCGTCCTGCCGTACACCCGATAG
- a CDS encoding citrate/2-methylcitrate synthase: MSDAAANPTKAGLEDVVVSPSEVCFIDGHKGRLVYRGFDVEDLVAESTFEEVTYLLWYGRLPTRKELDAHVKALSSTANRKLPPKLLAMLRLFPKKTTPMEILRTGVSALSAFDPDAADNSREATLRKSIRLTAQMPTLVAAWDRIRSGKAPVAPNPRLSLAGNFVYMMSGQKPTPLATKTFDVALILHADHEFNASTFAARVTAATLSDLHSAAVSGIGALKGPLHGGANEQVMLMVEKIEDPAKADRWIRQALADKARIMGFGHRVYRVEDPRAKHLKRLALELGRQAGSTANVEILDIMARVVSAEKHIFPNVDLYSGAAYASMGISTDEFTPIFAMSRVAGWAAHVLEQHGNNRLIRPRSDYTGLTNEKYVPLAQR; encoded by the coding sequence ATGAGCGACGCCGCCGCCAATCCCACGAAGGCCGGTCTGGAAGACGTAGTCGTCTCTCCCTCGGAGGTCTGCTTCATCGACGGCCACAAGGGCCGGCTGGTCTACCGGGGCTTCGACGTGGAGGACCTGGTCGCGGAGTCGACCTTCGAGGAGGTGACGTACCTCCTCTGGTACGGCAGGCTGCCCACGCGCAAGGAGCTGGACGCCCACGTCAAGGCGCTCTCCTCGACGGCCAATCGCAAGCTCCCGCCCAAGCTCCTCGCCATGCTCCGGCTCTTCCCGAAGAAGACGACGCCGATGGAGATCCTGAGAACCGGCGTGTCGGCGCTGTCGGCCTTCGACCCGGACGCCGCGGACAACTCCCGGGAGGCGACGCTTCGCAAGTCGATCCGGTTGACGGCGCAGATGCCGACGCTCGTGGCGGCCTGGGACCGCATCCGCAGCGGGAAGGCGCCGGTCGCGCCCAACCCGCGGCTGTCGCTCGCGGGGAACTTCGTCTACATGATGAGCGGCCAGAAGCCCACCCCGCTGGCCACCAAGACCTTCGACGTGGCCCTGATCCTCCACGCTGACCACGAGTTCAACGCCTCGACCTTCGCCGCCCGCGTAACGGCCGCGACGCTCTCCGACCTTCACTCGGCGGCGGTGTCCGGCATCGGCGCGCTCAAGGGCCCGCTGCACGGCGGCGCCAACGAGCAGGTCATGCTGATGGTCGAGAAGATCGAGGACCCCGCCAAGGCCGACCGCTGGATCCGCCAGGCGCTCGCCGACAAGGCGCGCATCATGGGCTTCGGCCACCGCGTCTACCGCGTGGAGGACCCGCGGGCCAAGCACCTCAAGCGCCTCGCCCTCGAGCTCGGCAGGCAGGCCGGCAGCACCGCCAACGTCGAGATCCTCGACATCATGGCGCGCGTGGTCTCCGCGGAGAAGCATATCTTCCCCAACGTGGATCTGTACTCGGGAGCGGCGTACGCGTCCATGGGCATCTCGACGGACGAGTTCACGCCGATCTTCGCCATGAGCCGGGTCGCCGGCTGGGCCGCGCACGTGCTCGAGCAGCACGGCAACAACCGCCTGATCCGGCCGCGCTCCGACTACACGGGCCTGACGAACGAAAAGTACGTCCCGCTCGCCCAGCGGTAG
- a CDS encoding glycosyltransferase, whose amino-acid sequence MVVHNQEALTRACLESLRPTTVPFELCVVDNGSTDGTEAYFRRFAPLFPLRYERNAANVGLISALNQGTRLAGGEVICFLHNDTEMREPAWLERLEAALGDGRRVGLAGLYGARRVRRDGRYVGRTIVHCLEGDLRMPAPVVEVAAVDGVCLCLRRSLLDEIGGFDEGYGFFHGYDRELSFAVRERGLACAVVDARFVHRGGGTRTGERAPVAAAEDLEQRRQAMARFARKWRRRLPSDVRGLPERILNYINQRGAKASV is encoded by the coding sequence CTGGTCGTGCACAACCAGGAGGCGCTCACGCGGGCCTGTCTGGAAAGCCTCCGGCCGACCACCGTCCCCTTCGAGCTCTGCGTGGTGGACAACGGCTCGACCGACGGCACCGAAGCCTATTTCCGCCGCTTCGCCCCGCTGTTCCCGCTCCGCTACGAGCGGAACGCCGCCAACGTGGGACTGATCAGCGCGCTCAACCAGGGGACGCGGCTGGCCGGAGGCGAGGTGATCTGTTTCCTCCACAACGACACCGAGATGCGTGAGCCCGCGTGGCTCGAGCGGCTGGAGGCGGCACTCGGCGACGGCAGGCGTGTGGGGCTCGCGGGGCTCTACGGAGCGCGGCGGGTCAGGCGCGACGGGCGCTACGTCGGGCGCACCATCGTCCACTGTCTCGAGGGGGACCTCCGCATGCCGGCGCCCGTGGTCGAAGTGGCGGCGGTTGACGGCGTCTGCCTTTGCCTCCGCCGATCGCTCCTGGACGAGATCGGCGGATTCGACGAAGGCTACGGTTTCTTCCACGGCTACGACCGGGAGCTCTCCTTCGCCGTGCGGGAGCGAGGCCTTGCGTGCGCCGTCGTGGACGCGCGCTTCGTCCACCGGGGCGGCGGCACGCGTACAGGGGAGCGCGCGCCCGTGGCGGCCGCCGAGGACTTGGAACAGCGGCGGCAGGCCATGGCGCGCTTCGCCCGGAAATGGCGGCGCCGTCTGCCGAGCGACGTGCGCGGGCTTCCGGAGCGCATCCTCAACTACATCAATCAGCGGGGTGCTAAAGCGAGCGTATGA
- the dapF gene encoding diaminopimelate epimerase — translation MIPFVKGHGLGNDYIVIDGRDLPAPLTVPQIVRICDRNRGVGSDGILLKVPAWTGADFGLRILNPDGSEAEKSGNGLRIFAKYLWDHGHAKQPVFTVDTKGGRVECHCHLVHGRMNLVTVEMGRCTFVAPEIPMNGPPREVVKVPLQVGAETFLVTAVSVGNPHCVVFVDALDEARVRTLGPQIERHPAFPNRTNVQFARVASRSQVDILIWERGAGYTLASGSSSSAVACAAVKNGLCDHGLVTVRMPGGALEVDVRPDWSIRLKGPVEEVYAGTFSRDLMDALKA, via the coding sequence ATGATTCCGTTCGTCAAGGGGCACGGGCTCGGCAACGACTACATCGTCATTGACGGACGTGACCTGCCGGCGCCGCTGACGGTTCCGCAGATCGTGCGGATCTGCGACCGCAACCGGGGCGTGGGTTCCGACGGCATCCTGCTCAAGGTGCCGGCCTGGACGGGCGCCGACTTCGGGCTGCGCATCTTGAATCCCGACGGCAGCGAGGCCGAGAAGTCCGGCAACGGGCTCCGCATCTTCGCCAAGTACCTCTGGGACCACGGGCACGCCAAGCAGCCCGTGTTCACCGTGGACACCAAGGGGGGGCGCGTGGAGTGCCACTGCCACCTCGTCCACGGGCGCATGAATCTCGTCACGGTCGAGATGGGGCGCTGCACCTTCGTGGCTCCCGAGATCCCCATGAATGGACCTCCGCGCGAGGTGGTGAAGGTGCCGCTCCAGGTAGGCGCAGAGACGTTCCTGGTCACGGCCGTGTCGGTCGGCAACCCGCACTGCGTGGTCTTCGTGGACGCGCTGGACGAGGCGCGTGTGAGGACGCTCGGCCCGCAGATCGAGCGCCACCCGGCCTTCCCCAACCGCACCAACGTCCAGTTCGCGCGCGTGGCGTCGCGCTCGCAGGTGGACATCCTGATCTGGGAGCGCGGGGCAGGCTATACGCTGGCGTCGGGCTCGTCCTCGTCCGCCGTCGCGTGCGCGGCGGTCAAGAACGGATTGTGCGACCACGGGCTTGTCACGGTGCGGATGCCCGGCGGCGCGCTCGAGGTGGACGTCCGGCCGGATTGGTCCATCCGGCTGAAGGGCCCAGTGGAGGAGGTCTACGCCGGCACCTTCTCCCGCGACCTCATGGACGCGCTCAAGGCCTAG
- a CDS encoding MaoC family dehydratase N-terminal domain-containing protein, producing the protein MSTTARFPTITPEALAALRARIGQPVRRPEAYIEVATRDAIRHWAHGIGDRNPFWAEAGVAPPTILFAMDRIVSGYVGGLPGIHAMYAGSDFRWHRAVREGDRIVGESVLKDVIEKPSAFAKRAIQQVYRTTFTNQRGETVCEADSWCFRTERDTARERGKYKDVAPHRYSEDEIEKISRFYRNEEIRGARPRFWDDVHVGESLPTVCKGPLTVTSVVAFVQGWGSLYVRAHGLAFDLIERHPALGIPNAFGVPEPPERVHWDEAFARTVGVPGAYDYGPERVAWLGHVATNWMGNDGQLKRLSAQVRRHNLIGDVSWCRGIVTGKREEDGLSLVDVDLVAENQHGDITAKGSATVALPRGKRSGSR; encoded by the coding sequence ATGTCCACGACGGCCAGATTCCCCACGATCACCCCCGAGGCGCTGGCGGCGTTGAGAGCCCGCATCGGCCAGCCGGTCCGCCGTCCCGAGGCCTACATCGAGGTCGCGACGCGGGATGCCATCCGCCACTGGGCCCACGGCATCGGCGACCGCAATCCATTTTGGGCCGAGGCCGGCGTGGCGCCGCCGACCATCCTCTTCGCCATGGACCGGATCGTCTCGGGCTATGTCGGCGGGCTGCCGGGCATCCACGCCATGTATGCGGGGTCCGACTTCCGCTGGCATCGCGCCGTTCGGGAGGGAGACCGGATCGTCGGCGAGAGCGTGTTGAAGGACGTGATCGAGAAGCCCTCCGCGTTCGCCAAGCGGGCCATCCAGCAGGTGTACCGCACGACCTTCACGAACCAGCGCGGCGAGACCGTCTGCGAGGCCGACTCGTGGTGCTTCCGGACGGAGCGCGACACGGCGCGCGAGCGCGGCAAGTACAAGGACGTCGCGCCGCACCGGTATAGCGAGGACGAGATCGAAAAAATCTCCCGCTTCTACCGGAATGAGGAGATCCGCGGAGCCAGGCCGCGGTTCTGGGACGATGTCCACGTGGGGGAGAGCCTGCCGACCGTCTGCAAGGGCCCGCTGACCGTGACGTCGGTCGTGGCGTTCGTCCAGGGGTGGGGCAGCCTCTACGTGCGCGCGCACGGGCTGGCGTTCGATCTCATCGAGCGCCACCCCGCGCTCGGCATCCCCAACGCGTTCGGGGTGCCTGAGCCGCCCGAGCGCGTCCACTGGGACGAGGCGTTCGCGCGGACGGTGGGCGTGCCGGGCGCCTATGACTACGGCCCCGAGCGGGTGGCGTGGCTCGGCCACGTCGCGACCAACTGGATGGGCAATGACGGCCAGCTCAAGAGGCTCTCGGCCCAGGTCCGCCGCCACAACCTGATCGGGGACGTCAGCTGGTGCCGCGGCATCGTGACCGGCAAGCGCGAGGAAGACGGCCTGTCGCTGGTGGACGTGGACCTCGTCGCGGAGAACCAACACGGTGACATCACCGCCAAGGGCTCGGCTACCGTGGCGCTGCCGCGCGGGAAGCGGTCCGGTTCTAGGTGA
- a CDS encoding SDR family NAD(P)-dependent oxidoreductase — protein sequence MAPAKSVVITGASTGIGAACALHLDQLGWRVFAGVRKQADAEALRAQGSARLTPISLDVTDTVSISTAASAVAGAVGDAGLAGLVNNAGIVVPGPIEFLPLPDLRRQLEINVVGQVAVTQAFLPLIRAGRGRIVNMGSIAGRMATPFTGAYGASKFALEALTDALRLELAPWGISVSIIEPGAVATPIWEKSAKNAEAMLGAVPPETFVLYAEAIEAVKKTAAHAAKNAVSPVDVARAVEHALTAAKPRTRYVVGREAKIRAAMALFVPDRVRDSLVAKAMRLPKTAPSTPPKAGEGAWG from the coding sequence ATGGCCCCGGCGAAGTCGGTCGTGATCACGGGCGCCTCTACCGGCATCGGCGCCGCGTGCGCGCTCCATCTGGACCAGTTGGGCTGGAGAGTCTTCGCGGGTGTGCGAAAGCAGGCCGATGCCGAGGCGCTCCGGGCCCAGGGCTCGGCGCGGCTCACGCCGATCTCGCTGGACGTCACGGACACCGTCTCGATCTCGACCGCGGCCAGCGCGGTCGCCGGCGCCGTCGGAGACGCCGGCCTCGCGGGACTCGTCAACAACGCGGGTATCGTGGTGCCGGGACCGATCGAGTTCCTTCCCCTGCCCGATTTGAGACGGCAGCTCGAGATCAACGTGGTCGGCCAAGTCGCGGTGACGCAGGCTTTCTTGCCTCTCATCCGGGCGGGCCGCGGCCGCATCGTCAACATGGGGTCGATCGCCGGCCGCATGGCCACGCCGTTCACGGGCGCGTACGGCGCCTCCAAGTTCGCCCTCGAGGCGCTGACCGACGCGCTCCGACTCGAGCTCGCGCCCTGGGGCATCTCGGTGTCCATCATCGAGCCAGGCGCGGTCGCCACGCCCATCTGGGAGAAGTCCGCGAAGAACGCCGAGGCCATGCTTGGCGCCGTCCCCCCGGAGACCTTCGTGCTCTACGCGGAGGCGATCGAGGCCGTGAAGAAGACGGCGGCGCACGCCGCGAAGAACGCCGTCTCCCCTGTCGACGTGGCGCGCGCCGTGGAGCACGCGCTCACGGCCGCGAAGCCCAGGACCCGCTACGTCGTCGGCCGCGAGGCCAAGATCCGGGCGGCGATGGCCCTCTTCGTCCCCGACCGCGTCCGCGACAGCCTGGTCGCCAAGGCCATGCGTCTCCCAAAAACCGCTCCCTCAACTCCTCCGAAAGCCGGAGAAGGAGCCTGGGGCTAG